A genome region from Cucumis sativus cultivar 9930 chromosome 4, Cucumber_9930_V3, whole genome shotgun sequence includes the following:
- the LOC101215535 gene encoding nascent polypeptide-associated complex subunit alpha-like protein 1 isoform X3, producing the protein MTAQTKEELLAAQLEEQKINADEPVIEDDDDDEDDDEDDDKDEDDVEGHGEASGRSKQSRSEKKSRKAMLKLGMKPIPGVSRVTVKKSKNILFVISKPDVFKSPTSDTYIVFGEAKIEDLSSQLQTQAAEQFKAPNLSNLTSKPEPSTVAQDDEVVDETGVEPKDIELVMTQAGVSRPRAVKALKAAEGDIVSAIMELTN; encoded by the exons ATGACTGCTCAGACTAAGGAAGAGCTTCTCGCCGCTCAGCTTGAGGAGCAAAAGATTAAT GCTGATGAACCTGTAATTGAGGATGATGACGACGATGAGGATGATGACGAAGATGATGACAAGGATGAGGATGATGTTGAAG GACATGGAGAGGCCAGTGGTAGGTCTAAGCAAAGTAGAAGTGAGAAAAAGAGTCGTAAAGCAATGTTAAAGCTTGGAATGAAGCCTATTCCTGGTGTGAGCCGTGTCACAGTGAAGAAGAGCAaaaat ATTCTTTTTGTCATTTCAAAACCAGATGTCTTCAAAAGTCCCACCTCAGACACCTACATTGTTTTCGGGGAAGCAAAGATTGAAGATTTGAGCTCCCAGCTACAGACCCAGGCTGCAGAGCAGTTCAAGGCTCCTAATTTGAGTAATTTGACATCAAAGCCTGAGCCATCAACCGTAGCTCAAGATGACGAAGTTGTTGATGAGACCGGGGTTGAACCCAAGGACATTGAACTGGTGATGACTCAGGCTGGGGTATCTAGACCAAGAGCCGTGAAAGCACTCAAAGCAGCGGAGGGTGATATTGTGTCTGCCATTATGGAACTTACAAATTAA
- the LOC101215296 gene encoding uncharacterized protein LOC101215296 isoform X1, with product MGVVGCNNDGYLNDAKYSEPLPWIGIYIAAASLVCLLAMAADLIHGIGHRKFWFPCKFFTLNSTSLTLIAVAIKLCVDLNTSMPGREDQLAKLSSAVLMCTIMANCMPSLGSMENQEIFMNVMALGILVITLIVNVGMEIGTGVIYVYMKEHVSILISMLVLLGILSFSASVVPSTKSYLEMKYCVRHELASKECAANGKGDKPVIERLKVDLMKYWMMSQTTSPQFVMGRSATCTASGAISLLSAAILAEAILTSYLMKRSLKFCNGQSDYKWSITFILVIQCVAVVVGTVAPAIRWFTAIKFRCPNLRNGGYKKEFKLEYYWIRYLVEMKESPLTIRVKNRRCRKLAHNARNTFLDACIILQTVIVFISKVIRLISIFFFRGIFSCCDLFKSLKNRLWFNSTIPLSNSGSEDDADSKLDLSRFVLYLEGEDDLVHVMVTNNYHAVHHWIQKGKKKKPKILIHLLEGTIISRGFRGVAEFDNHQVPCLDSKEPQNCWALPVVTLTAIAISLPNIRRHLIKHLVTAVNEGLRYIRLIEDCFDMEGNFINLKKAAEMVWLGIDLHNQWLDIDLHKISHHKETPNEVFQQFSDEAKKMYTEEKTTNQHLCLKLSTSKWPIKILATNCMYRISESMLLKYEKKYRYTNEQLFLEMEAMISGIMGACMTNLEKVISTKCANFVIEKRERSVREAAYILGKTGRILDLIEKTTVPPLDEHQMRSIDEWRLAYKLEM from the coding sequence ATGGGAGTAGTTGGTTGCAACAATGATGGGTACCTGAATGATGCCAAGTACAGCGAGCCTTTGCCATGGATTGGAATCTACATAGCTGCAGCCTCTTTGGTCTGCCTCTTAGCGATGGCTGCTGATCTCATCCACGGCATCGGCCACAGAAAATTCTGGTTTCCCTGTAAGTTCTTCACTCTTAACTCTACTTCCCTAACCCTGATAGCTGTGGCAATCAAGCTTTGTGTGGATCTCAATACCTCCATGCCTGGCAGAGAGGATCAGCTTGCAAAGCTAAGTAGTGCTGTGCTGATGTGCACCATCATGGCTAATTGTATGCCTTCTCTTGGGTCTATGGAAAATCAAGAAATCTTTATGAACGTTATGGCTCTAGGGATTCTTGTTATTACCCTCATCGTAAACGTCGGTATGGAGATTGGTACTGGAGTGATCTACGTTTATATGAAAGAGCACGTTTCTATTCTAATCTCGATGCTTGTTTTACTTGGTATCTTGAGTTTTTCTGCTTCAGTTGTTCCATCAACTAAGAGCTACCTGGAAATGAAGTATTGCGTAAGACATGAATTAGCATCAAAAGAGTGTGCAGCAAATGGAAAAGGAGACAAACCAGTCATCGAAAGACTCAAAGTGGATTTGATGAAATATTGGATGATGTCTCAAACAACCAGCCCCCAGTTTGTGATGGGCCGATCCGCCACATGTACTGCTTCTGGGGCAATCAGTCTTCTTAGCGCTGCAATTTTAGCAGAGGCTATTCTTACATCCTACTTGATGAAGAGATCATTGAAGTTCTGCAACGGCCAGTCTGATTATAAATGGTCAATCACTTTTATCCTCGTTATACAGTGCGTAGCAGTTGTAGTGGGGACTGTCGCCCCGGCAATCAGATGGTTTACAGCTATAAAATTCAGGTGTCCAAACCTGAGAAATGGAGGTTACAAGAAGGAATTCAAATTAGAATACTACTGGATTCGATATCTAGTAGAGATGAAAGAGTCTCCATTAACTATCAGagttaaaaatagaagatgcAGAAAGCTTGCTCATAATGCAAGAAACACATTTCTGGATGCATGTATCATCCTACAAACAGTAATAGTGTTCATAAGCAAAGTGATTCGacttatttccattttctttttcagagGAATCTTCTCATGCTGTGACCTTTTCAAGAGTTTGAAAAACAGGCTGTGGTTTAACAGCACCATTCCTCTCAGCAATTCAGGGTCAGAAGATGATGCTGATTCGAAGCTAGATCTAAGTCGTTTCGTTCTGTATCTTGAAGGTGAAGATGATCTGGTTCACGTGATGgtaacaaataattatcatGCCGTACATCATTGGATTcagaaagggaagaagaaaaaacctaaGATTCTCATTCACCTATTGGAAGGAACGATCATATCACGAGGTTTCAGGGGAGTGGCAGAGTTTGATAACCATCAAGTTCCATGTCTAGATTCCAAAGAGCCCCAAAATTGCTGGGCGCTTCCTGTGGTGACATTAACAGCCATAGCAATTTCTCTTCCAAATATAAGACGTCATTTAATCAAACATTTGGTGACCGCAGTAAATGAAGGCCTCCGATACATAAGACTCATCGAAGATTGCTTCGACATGGAAGGGAATTTCATAAACCTAAAAAAAGCAGCAGAAATGGTTTGGCTAGGAATTGATCTCCACAATCAATGGCTAGACATAGACCTCCACAAAATTTCACATCATAAAGAAACCCCAAACGAAGTTTTCCAACAGTTTTCAGATGAAGCAAAGAAAATGTACACAGAGGAGAAGACTACTAATCAACATCTATGCTTGAAACTAAGTACTTCAAAATGGCCAATCAAGATATTGGCTACGAACTGTATGTACAGAATAAGCGAATCGATGCTGCTGAAGTACGAAAAGAAATACAGGTATACAAACGAACAATTGTTCTTAGAAATGGAAGCAATGATTTCTGGCATAATGGGAGCGTGCATGACAAATTTGGAGAAAGTGATATCAACAAAATGTGCAAACTTTGTGATTGAAAAACGAGAGAGGAGCGTGAGAGAAGCCGCTTACATTCTGGGGAAAACAGGGAGGATTTTGGATCTCATAGAAAAGACGACGGTTCCACCACTTGATGAACATCAAATGAGGAGCATTGATGAATGGCGATTGGCTTACAAGCTGGAGATGTAG
- the LOC101215535 gene encoding nascent polypeptide-associated complex subunit alpha-like protein 1 isoform X1, protein MTAQTKEELLAAQLEEQKINADEPVIEDDDDDEDDDEDDDKDEDDVEGHGEASGRSKQSRSEKKSRKAMLKLGMKPIPGVSRVTVKKSKNILFVISKPDVFKSPTSDTYIVFGEAKIEDLSSQLQTQAAEQFKAPNLSNLTSKPEPSTVAQDDEVVDETGVEPKDIELVMTQAGVSRPRAVKALKAAEGDIVSAIMELTN, encoded by the exons ATGACTGCTCAGACCAAGGAAGAGCTTCTCGCCGCTCAGCTTGAAGAGCAAAAGATTAAT GCTGATGAACCTGTAATTGAGGATGATGACGACGATGAGGATGATGACGAAGATGATGACAAGGATGAGGATGATGTTGAAG GACATGGAGAGGCCAGTGGTAGGTCTAAGCAAAGTAGAAGTGAGAAAAAGAGTCGTAAAGCAATGTTAAAGCTTGGAATGAAGCCTATTCCTGGTGTGAGCCGTGTCACAGTGAAGAAGAGCAaaaat ATTCTTTTTGTCATTTCAAAACCAGATGTCTTCAAAAGTCCCACCTCAGACACCTACATTGTTTTCGGGGAAGCAAAGATTGAAGATTTGAGCTCCCAGCTACAGACCCAGGCTGCAGAGCAGTTCAAGGCTCCTAATTTGAGTAATTTGACATCAAAGCCTGAGCCATCAACCGTAGCTCAAGATGACGAAGTTGTTGATGAGACCGGGGTTGAACCCAAGGACATTGAACTGGTGATGACTCAGGCTGGGGTATCTAGACCAAGAGCCGTGAAAGCACTCAAAGCAGCGGAGGGTGATATTGTGTCTGCCATTATGGAACTTACAAATTAA
- the LOC101215296 gene encoding uncharacterized protein LOC101215296 isoform X2, whose amino-acid sequence MCTIMANCMPSLGSMENQEIFMNVMALGILVITLIVNVGMEIGTGVIYVYMKEHVSILISMLVLLGILSFSASVVPSTKSYLEMKYCVRHELASKECAANGKGDKPVIERLKVDLMKYWMMSQTTSPQFVMGRSATCTASGAISLLSAAILAEAILTSYLMKRSLKFCNGQSDYKWSITFILVIQCVAVVVGTVAPAIRWFTAIKFRCPNLRNGGYKKEFKLEYYWIRYLVEMKESPLTIRVKNRRCRKLAHNARNTFLDACIILQTVIVFISKVIRLISIFFFRGIFSCCDLFKSLKNRLWFNSTIPLSNSGSEDDADSKLDLSRFVLYLEGEDDLVHVMVTNNYHAVHHWIQKGKKKKPKILIHLLEGTIISRGFRGVAEFDNHQVPCLDSKEPQNCWALPVVTLTAIAISLPNIRRHLIKHLVTAVNEGLRYIRLIEDCFDMEGNFINLKKAAEMVWLGIDLHNQWLDIDLHKISHHKETPNEVFQQFSDEAKKMYTEEKTTNQHLCLKLSTSKWPIKILATNCMYRISESMLLKYEKKYRYTNEQLFLEMEAMISGIMGACMTNLEKVISTKCANFVIEKRERSVREAAYILGKTGRILDLIEKTTVPPLDEHQMRSIDEWRLAYKLEM is encoded by the coding sequence ATGTGCACCATCATGGCTAATTGTATGCCTTCTCTTGGGTCTATGGAAAATCAAGAAATCTTTATGAACGTTATGGCTCTAGGGATTCTTGTTATTACCCTCATCGTAAACGTCGGTATGGAGATTGGTACTGGAGTGATCTACGTTTATATGAAAGAGCACGTTTCTATTCTAATCTCGATGCTTGTTTTACTTGGTATCTTGAGTTTTTCTGCTTCAGTTGTTCCATCAACTAAGAGCTACCTGGAAATGAAGTATTGCGTAAGACATGAATTAGCATCAAAAGAGTGTGCAGCAAATGGAAAAGGAGACAAACCAGTCATCGAAAGACTCAAAGTGGATTTGATGAAATATTGGATGATGTCTCAAACAACCAGCCCCCAGTTTGTGATGGGCCGATCCGCCACATGTACTGCTTCTGGGGCAATCAGTCTTCTTAGCGCTGCAATTTTAGCAGAGGCTATTCTTACATCCTACTTGATGAAGAGATCATTGAAGTTCTGCAACGGCCAGTCTGATTATAAATGGTCAATCACTTTTATCCTCGTTATACAGTGCGTAGCAGTTGTAGTGGGGACTGTCGCCCCGGCAATCAGATGGTTTACAGCTATAAAATTCAGGTGTCCAAACCTGAGAAATGGAGGTTACAAGAAGGAATTCAAATTAGAATACTACTGGATTCGATATCTAGTAGAGATGAAAGAGTCTCCATTAACTATCAGagttaaaaatagaagatgcAGAAAGCTTGCTCATAATGCAAGAAACACATTTCTGGATGCATGTATCATCCTACAAACAGTAATAGTGTTCATAAGCAAAGTGATTCGacttatttccattttctttttcagagGAATCTTCTCATGCTGTGACCTTTTCAAGAGTTTGAAAAACAGGCTGTGGTTTAACAGCACCATTCCTCTCAGCAATTCAGGGTCAGAAGATGATGCTGATTCGAAGCTAGATCTAAGTCGTTTCGTTCTGTATCTTGAAGGTGAAGATGATCTGGTTCACGTGATGgtaacaaataattatcatGCCGTACATCATTGGATTcagaaagggaagaagaaaaaacctaaGATTCTCATTCACCTATTGGAAGGAACGATCATATCACGAGGTTTCAGGGGAGTGGCAGAGTTTGATAACCATCAAGTTCCATGTCTAGATTCCAAAGAGCCCCAAAATTGCTGGGCGCTTCCTGTGGTGACATTAACAGCCATAGCAATTTCTCTTCCAAATATAAGACGTCATTTAATCAAACATTTGGTGACCGCAGTAAATGAAGGCCTCCGATACATAAGACTCATCGAAGATTGCTTCGACATGGAAGGGAATTTCATAAACCTAAAAAAAGCAGCAGAAATGGTTTGGCTAGGAATTGATCTCCACAATCAATGGCTAGACATAGACCTCCACAAAATTTCACATCATAAAGAAACCCCAAACGAAGTTTTCCAACAGTTTTCAGATGAAGCAAAGAAAATGTACACAGAGGAGAAGACTACTAATCAACATCTATGCTTGAAACTAAGTACTTCAAAATGGCCAATCAAGATATTGGCTACGAACTGTATGTACAGAATAAGCGAATCGATGCTGCTGAAGTACGAAAAGAAATACAGGTATACAAACGAACAATTGTTCTTAGAAATGGAAGCAATGATTTCTGGCATAATGGGAGCGTGCATGACAAATTTGGAGAAAGTGATATCAACAAAATGTGCAAACTTTGTGATTGAAAAACGAGAGAGGAGCGTGAGAGAAGCCGCTTACATTCTGGGGAAAACAGGGAGGATTTTGGATCTCATAGAAAAGACGACGGTTCCACCACTTGATGAACATCAAATGAGGAGCATTGATGAATGGCGATTGGCTTACAAGCTGGAGATGTAG
- the LOC101214886 gene encoding probable E3 ubiquitin-protein ligase RHC1A gives MSAGRNTHWCYRCRRSVRLRGRDAVCPNCNGGFIQELDDMVPGNPFDFFGLDHDEDRDHGLGAFSAFMRQRLAERNDMRGRSESLFEHSPGFGPLLIFGGQIPLRNSRLEALFNGAPGIGITRGDSGDYFIGPGLEELFEQLSENGHRGPPPASRSSIDAMPTVKITQRHLRSDSHCPVCKEKFELGSEARQMACNHMYHSDCIVPWLIQHNSCPVCRQELPPQGIGGGGGGHSTNDQNRSNSYNNGSGSRVNPGRRNPFSYLWPFRSSSSNSNHGGAGSSEPSNHQMGYSGYRYTSSP, from the coding sequence ATGTCAGCTGGTCGGAACACCCATTGGTGTTATAGATGCAGAAGGTCAGTACGTCTCCGTGGTAGAGATGCAGTTTGCCCCAACTGCAATGGAGGATTTATCCAAGAACTTGATGATATGGTGCCTGGAAAtccatttgatttctttggTCTAGATCATGATGAAGATCGCGATCATGGTCTGGGTGCATTCTCTGCTTTTATGAGACAACGTTTAGCCGAAAGAAATGACATGAGGGGAAGATCAGAGTCACTTTTTGAGCATAGCCCGGGATTTGGTCCTCTATTAATATTTGGTGGTCAAATACCGTTGAGAAACAGCAGGTTAGAAGCTCTCTTCAATGGGGCTCCTGGCATTGGTATTACACGGGGCGATAGTGGTGACTACTTCATAGGCCCTGGACTGGAGGAGCTATTTGAACAGCTTTCAGAAAATGGTCATCGTGGCCCTCCACCAGCATCTAGATCATCAATCGATGCAATGCCAACAGTTAAGATCACGCAACGACATCTTCGCTCAGATTCACATTGTCCAGTTTGTAAAGAGAAATTTGAACTGGGGTCTGAAGCAAGGCAGATGGCTTGTAATCACATGTACCACTCAGATTGTATTGTTCCATGGCTAATCCAGCACAATTCTTGCCCTGTCTGCCGCCAGGAACTGCCACCACAAGGAATAGGAGGTGGGGGTGGGGGACATAGCACCAACGATCAAAACCGAAGCAACAGCTACAACAACGGGAGTGGCTCCCGGGTCAATCCAGGTAGACGCAATCCATTCTCTTATCTGTGGCCGTTTCGGTCATCTAGTTCTAACTCCAACCATGGCGGAGCAGGGAGCAGTGAACCGTCGAACCACCAAATGGGGTATTCAGGATATCGATACACTAGTTCACCATGA
- the LOC101214406 gene encoding ER membrane protein complex subunit 8/9 homolog, producing MGGDLRFEISQNAYIKLVLHALKHRTTAVNGVLLGRISGPNDVIEISDSVPLFHSSIGLLPQLEISLLLIEEYYAAKGLNIVGYFHANERFDDYEVGGVAKNIGDHISRFFPHAALLLLDHRKLEALPKRKDRSPVMELYTKETSKNWKLAGSDGSSQLMMKEPSANVVLLDFISSEKWQDVVDFDDHLDDISKDWLNPDLFK from the exons ATGGGCGGCGATCTACGCTTCGAGATCTCTCAAAATGCTTACATCAAACTTGTTCTCCATGCCCTAAAGCACCGGACCACCGCCGTCAATGGAGTCCTTCTAGGTCGCATCTCCGGTCCCAATGACGTCATTGAAATTTCCGATTCCGTCCCTCTCTTCCACTCCAGCATCGGTCTCCTTCCTCAGCTCGAGATATCTCTCCTTCTG ATTGAAGAATACTATGCGGCTAAGGGATTGAATATTGTGGGGTACTTTCATGCCAATGAGCGATTTGATGACTATGAGGTCGGCGGTGTAGCCAAGAATATTGGTGATCATATTTCTCGATTTTTTCCACATGCTGCTCTTCTTTTG TTAGATCACAGGAAACTTGAAGCTTTGCCGAAGAGAAAGGATAGAAGCCCTGTAATGGAG CTATACACAAAGGAAACTTCCAAGAACTGGAAGTTGGCTGGATCAGATGGAAGCAGCCAGCTGATGATGAAGGAACCTTCAGCAAACGTGGTCCTGTTGGATTTCATATCATCTGAAAAATGGCAAGATGTGGTGGACTTCGATGATCACCTTGACGACATTAGCAA GGATTGGTTGAATCCAGACCTCTTCAAGTAA
- the LOC105435377 gene encoding RING finger protein 141 has translation MEYQISRYSTTAVEVDIDVPKWTKIPKHPSPIELIGLLFTLRRRCNRFQVLENGERQLVEEQEISKVPLCDHQFPVEIFNGDSSSLFQYLCCSFENYESKIDAEVVASVLIEQWIEIRNQVNSRSRDKVFSMTVNLTITDVVLQYVVGEDGSTFGGEDHRVVPACDKALKKMLKRLEMREEDERVCVICLDEVGKKKNGRIGLEMPCLHVFHGKCIENWFKNSHCCPICRFEMPISSDLDEDS, from the coding sequence ATGGAATATCAAATCTCTCGATACTCAACTACGGCAGTGGAAGTAGATATAGATGTTCCGAAGTGGACAAAAATCCCGAAGCATCCATCACCAATCGAACTAATTGGCTTGCTCTTCACCCTACGTCGTCGTTGCAACCGCTTTCAGGTGCTGGAGAACGGTGAACGACAATTAGTAGAGGAACAAGAGATATCAAAAGTTCCTCTATGCGACCACCAATTCCctgttgaaatatttaatggAGACAGCAGTTCTCTATTCCAATACCTCTGTTGTAGCTTCGAAAACTACGAATCTAAAATTGATGCAGAGGTGGTAGCAAGTGTCCTAATCGAGCAGTGGATTGAAATAAGGAACCAAGTGAATTCGAGAAGCCGAGATAAAGTATTTTCAATGACGGTGAATTTGACAATCACAGATGTTGTGCTTCAATATGTTGTTGGCGAAGACGGCAGCACATTTGGTGGAGAAGATCATAGAGTGGTTCCAGCATGCGACAAAGCTCTTAAGAAGATGTTGAAGAGATTGGAAATGAGAGAGGAAGATGAAAGAGTTTGTGTGATATGTTTGGATGAAGttgggaaaaagaagaatggaagGATTGGTTTGGAAATGCCTTGTTTACATGTGTTTCATGGGAAATGCATTGAAAATTGGTTCAAAAATAGCCATTGTTGTCCAATTTGTAGATTTGAAATGCCAATCAGTTCAGACTTAGATGAAGATTCTTGA
- the LOC101215535 gene encoding nascent polypeptide-associated complex subunit alpha-like protein 1 isoform X2 translates to MTAQTKEELLAAQLEEQKINADEPVIEDDDDDDDDDEDDDKDDDDVEGHGEASGRSKQSRSEKKSRKAMLKLGMKPIPGVSRVTVKKSKNILFVISKPDVFKSPTSDTYIVFGEAKIEDLSSQLQTQAAEQFKAPNLSNLTSKPEPSTVVQDDEEVDETGVEPKDIELVMTQAGVSRPKAVKALKATEGDIVSAIMELTN, encoded by the exons ATGACTGCTCAGACTAAGGAAGAGCTTCTCGCCGCTCAGCTTGAGGAGCAAAAGATTAAT GCTGATGAACCTGTAATTGAAGATGATGACgacgatgatgatgatgacGAAGATGATGACaaggatgatgatgatgttgaAG GACATGGAGAGGCCAGTGGTAGGTCTAAGCAAAGCAGAAGTGAGAAAAAGAGTCGTAAAGCAATGCTGAAGCTTGGAATGAAGCCTATCCCTGGTGTGAGCCGTGTCACAGTAAAGAAGAGCAAAAAT ATTCTTTTTGTCATTTCAAAACCAGATGTTTTCAAGAGTCCCACTTCCGATACCTACATCGTTTTTGGTGAAGCAAAGATTGAAGATTTGAGCTCCCAGCTACAGACCCAAGCTGCAGAGCAGTTTAAGGCTCCTAATTTGAGTAACTTGACATCAAAGCCTGAACCATCTACTGTGGTtcaagatgatgaagaagtcGATGAGACCGGGGTTGAACCCAAGGACATTGAACTTGTGATGACTCAAGCTGGTGTATCAAGACCAAAGGCGGTGAAAGCACTCAAAGCAACTGAGGGCGATATCGTATCGGCAATAATGGAACTTACAAATTAA
- the LOC101214644 gene encoding 50S ribosomal protein 5 alpha, chloroplastic has protein sequence MASFLLSSNPLSTSFHFSTSPSPSCFPPTSAIPSSMLLMKPIGFQPKHFNGVRLRNHSFVENTASLVVKAASETDATGETDSSDVQPAAEAKKEDVPVDKLPLESKLQERLEQKARMKLAKKIRLRRKRLVQKRHLRKKGRWPPSKMKKLKNV, from the exons ATGGCTTCCTTTCTCCTCAGCTCCAATCCCCTCTCCACCTCTTTCCATTTCTCTACGTCCCCGTCGCCGTCATGTTTTCCTCCGACTTCTGCCATCCCTA GTTCTATGTTGCTCATGAAGCCTATTGGGTTTCAGCCAAAACACTTTAATGGAGTCCGGCTACGAAACCActcttttgttgaaaatacAGCGTCGTTAGTTGTCAAAGCTGCATCTGAGACTGATGCTACGGGAGAAACTGACAGTAGTGACGTGCAGCCCGCTGCAGAAGCTAAAAAGGAGGATGTTCCAGTTGATAAACTTCCATTAGAATCAAAGTTACAGGAGAGGCTGGAACAGAAGGCAAGAATGAAGTTAGCAAAAAAGATTAGGCTGCGGAGGAAGCGGCTTGTTCAGAAACGCCATTTGAGGAAGAAGGGACGATGGCCTCCATCaaagatgaagaagttgaagaacgTTTGA